The segment GCCGATCTGGATCCAGTACGAGTTCGATCGCGTCTACAAGATGCACGAGTTGTTGGTCTGGAACTACAACGTGCAGTTCGAGCCGGTGCTCGGCTTCGGGGCCAAGGACGTCACCGTGGAGTACTCGGTGGATGGCGCCGAGTGGGCCGTTCTGGGCGATGTCGAATTCGCCCGGGCCGCGGCCACGGCCAGTTACGTCGCCAACACGGCGGTGGATATGGCGGGCGTTGGCGCCAGGTATGTCCGGCTGGTCATCCAGAACAACTGGGGCGTCCTGCCGCAGATCGGTCTGAGCGAAGTCCGCTTCCTGTACATTCCCGCCCAGGCCCGCGAGCCGCAACCGGCCTCCGGCGGGACCGACGCAAGCGTCGATTCGGTTCTGACCTGGCGGGCCGGGCGAGACGCCGTCTCACATGAGGTCTACTTCGGCACGGACGCCGATGAGTTGCCGCTGGCCGGCAGCCCCGCCCAGGCCGCGTTCGCGGCGTCGCTCGAGTTCGGCACAACGTACTACTGGCAGGTGGACGAAGTTGGCGACGATGCCGTCTGGCCCGGCGAGCTCTGGAGCTTCGCGACCCAGGAGTATCGGTTGATCGACGGCTTCGAAACCTACACCGACGACATCGACGCCGGCGAGGCGATCTTCGACACGTGGCTCGACGGCTGGGTCAACAGCACCGGCTCGACGGTGGGCCACCTCGAAACCCCGTTTGCCGAGCGGACCATTGTCCACAGCGGCTCTCAGTCGATGCCGCTGCAGTATGACAATACGGTCTCGCCGTTCTATTCGGAGGCCGAGCGCACGTTTGCCTCACCGCAGAACTGGACCGGCAACGGGGCCGACACGCTGGTGGTGTACTTCCAGGGGCTTCCGGCGTCGTTCCTGGAGTTGGCGGACGGCAAGATCATTCTTGGCGCGGCCGGGGCCGACATCTGGGGTACGGCCGACGAGTTCCGTTTCGCCTACAAGAATCTCAACGGGGATGGCTCGCTTATTGCCTATGTGGAGAGCGTGTCGCGCGCGAACGAATGGACCAAGGCCGGCGTGATGATCCGTGAGACGCTGCAGCCTGGTTCGAAGTTTGCAGCGGTGTATTCGACGCCGGACTACGGGTGCCGTTATCAGGCCCGTTTGACCATGGGCGTGGATGCTGTCAGCGACAGCTCGATTGCCACGGCCGAGCAGATTGCCTTGCGTGCGCCCCACTGGGTGAAAATCGAGCGCGTGGGCAACGCCTTCAACGGCTACTACTCGACGGACGGTGAGAACTGGACCGCCATGGCGTGGAATCCGCAGACGATCGTGATGGGAGCGAACGCGTACATCGGCCTGGCGTTGACCAGCCACGTCACGGGGGTCCTGGCCAGCGCCGAGTTCTCGGGGATGACCACGACGGGCAACGTCAGCGGTCAGTGGACGGTCGAGACGATCGGTCCGGCGCAGCCGGAGGGCAACAGCGCGGCGCCGCTCTACGTGCGCGTGGAAGACGCGACGGGCAAGGCGGCGAGCGTGACTCATCCGGCCGGCAACGGAGCCGTCTTCCTGGCCGGGTGGAACGAGTGGCAGATCCCGCTGAGCGAGTTTGCCGGCGTGAATCTGAGCCGGGTGGACACGATGACCATCGGCGTTGGCAATCGGACCAGCCCGGCCGCCGGCGGCACCGGCATCGTCTACATCGACGACATCGGTTTCGGCAGGCCCGCTGCACAATAGCGTTATTTGTCGGATCGAGAAGATGTATCGTGCGTAGCTCCAACGCCTTCGGTTGGAGCTACGCCTTCGTGTATAGTGCCGTACCAGGTAAAAGGAGATTCCCTATGTTCAGAAGACCGAAACAGCATGTCGCAGCGGTGTTCCTCTTCGCGGTGTGTTCACTGCTGCCGGCGATGCCCGTTTCCGGGCAGAACTTCGCTTTGGACTTCAACAACAACCGCGTCGATATTCCCTACATCGGGGCCGGGGTCGATTTCTCCGAGATATCCTTGGAGGCGTATGTGTATTGGAGGGGGCACATCAATACGGACGCAGCGGGTCTTATCGAGGGACGAGGCAGCACGCTGCACTGGCAGATCAACCAGAACAACAACGTGCGAATCCGGTTCGAAGGGGTGGATCAGAACGCCAACGCAGATGTTCAGCAAGACGAGTGGTTCCATCTTGCGGTCACCTACAACAGGGCCACCGGCGAACTGCGCCTCTACAAGAACGGCGAAGTCTTCCACTCCTTCTCCGGAGACAGTGGGACCAACAGCTATTGGACGTCAGGCAGTGCCCAGATCGGGAACAGTCTTATGTCGGGGGATCGCCACTGGAACGGCCTGATCGACGAGTTCCGCGTCTGGAACAGGGCGCGCACGGAGGCCGAGATCCGGGAGGCAATGAACGTGGAACTGCTCGGGGACGAGCAAGGGCTGATTGCCTACTGGAAGTTCAACGAGGGTGAGGGGACGACGGCCTTCGACAGCTCGCCCAATGAGCATCACGGGACGATCGTCGGCGCGACCTGGACGACGGCCGCCGCGCCGGTGATGCCGGCGGGATTCGCCTACGCCCCGGTCCCGGCCAATCGAGCCACCGATGTGCCACTGGATGCGGTCCTGCGCTGGACGTCCGCCAGGGACGTCGTGAGCCACGACGTGTATTTCGGCACAGACTTCGCTGAGGTCGAGGCCGCCGATGCGGGCAATCCGATGGGTGTTCTCGTCAGCCAGCGTCAGAGCGGCAACACCTTCGATCTGCCGGGCCTTCTGGCGTTCGGCCAGATCTACTATTGGCGAGTGGACAGTTTCGAGGCCGACGGCGTCACCATGTACAAGGGCAACGTCTGGAGCTTCACCGCCGAGCCTTTGGCGTATGCCGTCGAGAACATCGTAGCCACCGCCTCCGCGGCCGACGCCGGCGCGGGTCCTGAGAATACGGTCAACGGTTCCGGGCTCGATGCGGATGACTTGCACTCGGTCGAGGCAGCCGACATGTGGCTGGCTACAAGTGACGGCGTGTCGCCGATCTGGATTCAGTATGAGTTCGACCGCATCTACAAGCTGTATGAGCTTTGGGTCTGGAACTACAACGTACAGTTCGAGCCGGTGCTCGGTTTCGGGGTCAAAGACGTCACCGTGGAGTACTCGCAGGACGGCGAGGAGTGGGTGACTCTGGGCGACTACGAGTTCGCCAGAGCGACGGCCAGGACCGGCTACGCGCACAACACGACCGTGGATCTCGAAGGCATCGCTGCCAGGTACGTCCGGTTCACCGTCAACGACAACTGGGGTATGCTGTCCCAGTATGGTCTCAGTGAGGTTCGTTTCCTGTATATTCCCGCCCAGACGCGCGAACCTCAGCCGGCCGACGGAGCGACGGACGTCGATCCGGCGACGTCGCTGAACTGGCGGGCCGGCCGCGATGCAGCCTCGCATGAGGTGTACTTCGGCACCGACCAGGAGGATCTGCCGCTGGTCGGCAGTGTTTCCGAGGCGGCCTTTGCTCCCGATGCTCTGAACTTCGGCACCACCTATTACTGGAGAGTCGATGCCGTCGGCGACGACGTTTGGGCCGGTGAACTCTGGAGCTTCGCGACGGCCGAATACGCGTTGATCGACGGGTTCGAGACCTACACCGACGACATCGAGGCGGGCGAAGCCATCTTCGACACGTGGCTCGACGGCTGGGTCAACAACACCGGCTCGACGGTCGGCTACTTCGACGCCCCGTTCGCCGAGAAGACCATCGTCTACAGCGGCGCCCAGTCGATGCCGTTGCTGTATGACAACAGCACCTCGCCGTTCTACTCCGAGGCGGAGCGGACGTTTGACTCGCCGCGAAATTGGACCCTCAATGGCGCCGACACGCTGCGGCTGTTCGTTGCCGGACGGGCGCCGGCCTTCCTCGAGAGCGCCGATGGTACGATCCTGA is part of the Anaerobaca lacustris genome and harbors:
- a CDS encoding discoidin domain-containing protein, which gives rise to MGRKCTWLMVLLGVVLFVAGTVQAQLITGVERRGSTFAPPQVAPDPLADNSPCYVDRVHQYTDIPEFLLGAEYVMVANDDKNPATYELDVTLSGNAILYLILDNRLGGGSMTAPGPVGNPMPWVLEMGFVNLEVDLGIDEGADGTINQRSTIWALEVKRGTITLFAQNDGGSRNMYGVAALPSTPAGVASAPAPEDEADDVPREVVLSWTAGEFAATHDVYLGTAFDDVNDASRADPRGVLVSQGQTATSYDPPDLLEFGATYYWRIDEVNAAPDNTIFKGTVWSFATEPFAYAIQNVIATASSSSADTAPANTVDGSGLNEDDQHSTAASDMWLTAADAELPIWIQYEFDRVYKMHELLVWNYNVQFEPVLGFGAKDVTVEYSVDGAEWAVLGDVEFARAAATASYVANTAVDMAGVGARYVRLVIQNNWGVLPQIGLSEVRFLYIPAQAREPQPASGGTDASVDSVLTWRAGRDAVSHEVYFGTDADELPLAGSPAQAAFAASLEFGTTYYWQVDEVGDDAVWPGELWSFATQEYRLIDGFETYTDDIDAGEAIFDTWLDGWVNSTGSTVGHLETPFAERTIVHSGSQSMPLQYDNTVSPFYSEAERTFASPQNWTGNGADTLVVYFQGLPASFLELADGKIILGAAGADIWGTADEFRFAYKNLNGDGSLIAYVESVSRANEWTKAGVMIRETLQPGSKFAAVYSTPDYGCRYQARLTMGVDAVSDSSIATAEQIALRAPHWVKIERVGNAFNGYYSTDGENWTAMAWNPQTIVMGANAYIGLALTSHVTGVLASAEFSGMTTTGNVSGQWTVETIGPAQPEGNSAAPLYVRVEDATGKAASVTHPAGNGAVFLAGWNEWQIPLSEFAGVNLSRVDTMTIGVGNRTSPAAGGTGIVYIDDIGFGRPAAQ
- a CDS encoding LamG-like jellyroll fold domain-containing protein, with the protein product MFRRPKQHVAAVFLFAVCSLLPAMPVSGQNFALDFNNNRVDIPYIGAGVDFSEISLEAYVYWRGHINTDAAGLIEGRGSTLHWQINQNNNVRIRFEGVDQNANADVQQDEWFHLAVTYNRATGELRLYKNGEVFHSFSGDSGTNSYWTSGSAQIGNSLMSGDRHWNGLIDEFRVWNRARTEAEIREAMNVELLGDEQGLIAYWKFNEGEGTTAFDSSPNEHHGTIVGATWTTAAAPVMPAGFAYAPVPANRATDVPLDAVLRWTSARDVVSHDVYFGTDFAEVEAADAGNPMGVLVSQRQSGNTFDLPGLLAFGQIYYWRVDSFEADGVTMYKGNVWSFTAEPLAYAVENIVATASAADAGAGPENTVNGSGLDADDLHSVEAADMWLATSDGVSPIWIQYEFDRIYKLYELWVWNYNVQFEPVLGFGVKDVTVEYSQDGEEWVTLGDYEFARATARTGYAHNTTVDLEGIAARYVRFTVNDNWGMLSQYGLSEVRFLYIPAQTREPQPADGATDVDPATSLNWRAGRDAASHEVYFGTDQEDLPLVGSVSEAAFAPDALNFGTTYYWRVDAVGDDVWAGELWSFATAEYALIDGFETYTDDIEAGEAIFDTWLDGWVNNTGSTVGYFDAPFAEKTIVYSGAQSMPLLYDNSTSPFYSEAERTFDSPRNWTLNGADTLRLFVAGRAPAFLESADGTILMNAIGNDIWNNADQFRYVYKNLSGNGSITARIDTLDVSPDIWVKGGVMIRQNADAGAVNVFMAMTGSGGGGSTFQQRMIATGVSVSQHTYADGPFTAPYWVRVTREGNTLTGYTSPDGENWTQRGDTITLAMTDPVLIGLALTSHNANQATSAQFSNVAFTGNVTGAWQVAEVGIAQPQGNAVAPLYVALEDATGRSAVVTHPDANIVGRSGWNEWQISLSEFAGVNLSRVDTMVIGVGSRTTPTAGGTGTIYIDDISFGKPAIAE